The Inediibacterium massiliense genome includes the window AACCAAAATAGTAAAGGATATCCATTTGATACAAAAAAAGCAGCAGAGCTACTTGCAAGTTCAGGATACAAGGATACAGACAAAGATGGAATATTAGAGAAAGATGGAAAGAAATTGTCTATTCGTCTTGTATTTCAAACAGAAGAATATGCTTCTTGGAAATCTTTGTGTGAGTATTTGCAATCGGCATATGCAAAAATTGGAATAGAAGTAAAACCTGTGCTTTTGGAGTCAGCGGCTTATTATGATGCCATTTGGAAGACTCGTGATTATGATTTGATTATTTATCGTACTTATGAAGATTCATGGAATCCTCATGGATTTTTAAGATCATTATTTTATCAATCAAAAGGTGAAAAAAGTGTATGTTGGTATGACGAAGATTTAAATAAAAATTTAGATCAAGTAATTACCATTATGGATGAAAAAGAAAGACAGAAAAAATATGATGAAATTTTTAAATATATAGAAGAATCTGCTGTGACAGTACCTTTATATTATCCTAAAGTACAATATGTATATAATAAAAGACTTAAAAATATCATTGCAGCTCCAACTTCTTATGAGGCAATAGAATGGCAATTGATAGAGAAAAAATAGCTGAGGATTTTCCTCAGCTTTTCTATTGATCTTGTATATTTTTATGATGATATGGCTAGTGTATAGATAATGATAAAAGGGGTGATCATTTGAGAAAAGACAGAAGAATAAAAGAACCTAGTGCTACTATTATGAAAGATACAAAAGAAGAAGTTAAAAGAATTTTTAGTAAAACTGCATGAACATAGTGTGAAAAATGTAGAAAAAAGAGATAAAAATATGATATAATGACAAAAGCATATAGGATAAGTGAAGAGGGGGGATTTCAAGATGAAGGTAGAATGGATTAATCCTTTTATTGAAGCGAGTAAAATGATCTTAGAGCAAATGGCAAATATATCTTGTGATAAAGGAAAAATTTATGTAAAAGATGGATCTTTTGATGCTCCTGATGTGATGATTTTAATAGGACTTACAGGGAAATTGAAAGGGCAAGCTATTTTAGGAATGAATGAAGAACTGGCAAAGGAAATTGCTTCTCATATGATGTGTGGGATGCCTGTAAATGACTTAGATGAAATGGCAAAAAGTGCCATATCTGAACTTGGAAATATGATTTTAGGAAATACCGCTACCCTCCTTAGTGATCAAGGTTTTGAGGTAGATATTACGCCTCCAACGCTCTTGGTAGGAAAAAAAGTTTCAATTTCTACAAATTCTAATCAAACAATTACTGTACCTTTAAATACAGATTATGGTATAATTGAGCTAGATATTGCAATAAAGGAGTAATGAGTATGGCGATTAATGTAGTTTTATTTGAACCGGAGATACCCCCAAACACAGGAAATATTGCAAGAACTTGTGCTGCTACAGGGAGCAGTCTTCATTTAATTGAACCCTTAGGATTCTCAGTAGATGACAAGCATTTAAAAAGAGCAGGATTGGATTATTGGGATTTGTTAGATTTACATATTTACCAAAATTTAGAAGAATTTTTTGAAATACATCCAAAAGGAAAATTTTTCTTTTCTACAACAAAAGGAAACCAATTCTATACAGATGTGACTTATGAAGATGAGTGCTTTTTAGTATTTGGAAAGGAAACGGCAGGGCTACCCAAGGAGCTACTTCATAAAAACATGGACAAAGCTATTAAAATTCCCATGATTGAAAATGAAAAGGCTCGATCTTTAAATCTTGCAAATTCAGTAAATATTGTGCTCTATGAGGCTTTAAGACAAACTGGGTTTATGCATTTAAAATAGAGAGGTAAAACTCTCTTTTTTTATGGAATATAAATAATTCTTAAAATTCTAAAAAATAAAAATACTATTTTGTATTTATGGTATGATATAAAACAATAAAGCAAAGAGAATAATAATGATTATAAACATTATTTTTAATTCGACATATTTTAATAAATTTAACATAGATTTAACAAAAATAATACAAAATAGTGTATTATAGATAAGGTGTGAATGCACAATAGAATATAGGAGGGGCATAAATGGAAATATTTTTTGGAGTACTTGGAGGATTAGGTTTGTTTCTTTATGGAATGACCATAATGGGAGATGGTTTACAAAAATCTGCTGGGGATAAGATGAAGAGAATCATCGAGGTACTTACAAATAACAGAATTATGGCCGTCATTATTGGATCATTAGTGACTATGATTATCCAAAGTAGTAGTGCGACTACTGTAATGGTAGTAGGATTTGTAAATGCAGGGATTATGAATCTTACTCAAGCTACTGGAGTGATTATGGGAGCCAATATTGGGACAACTGTAACAGCTCAGATTGCATCATTAGAACTTAGTTATATTGCTCCTGCTGTAGTAGGTCTTGCAGTAGTAATTTGGCTTTTTACAAACAATAAAAAGACGAAAAATATGGCAGAAATTTTTATAGGCTTTGGGATATTATTTATAGGTATGGATTTTATGAAAGAAGCTGTGAAGCCTCTTCGTGAATATGCAGGATTTAGGGACATGTTATTAAGCTTTGGCAGTGGTACTTTTACAGATTCTTTAATGGCCATATTTACAGGATTTTTTATTACTGCAGTTGTGCAAAGTAGTAGTGCTACTACAGGAGTTTTAATTGCTTTGGCGAGTGAAGGACTTCTTCCTATAGAGGCTTCTTTGCCAATTATATTTGGAACCAATATAGGAACTTGCGTGACAGCCATGTTATCTAGTATTGGGGCAAATCGTACAGCGAAAAGAGCTGCATTTATTCATTTTACTTTTAATGTAGTTGGAACGATTCTTTTTATGTTACTTTTTAAGAATGTAACAGTAGTTGTTGTACAGAAATTTTCTCCAACAGATGCAGCAAGACAATTGGCAAATGCTCATACATTATTTAATATTATGAATACTTTTTTATTGCTTCCATTTGCACCGTTATTAGTGAAATTAGCAAATAAGGTGATTCCTGTAAATGCAGCAGAGCAAAGAGATCAAATAGGTGTAAGCCATTTAGATGATAGAATGTTAGAAACTCCATCTATTGCTATTGTGCAGGTGATTAAAGAAATTTTAAATATGGGAGATTTAGTGTTAGAAAGTTATAAAACTTCTATGGAAGCTTTCTTTGCACAAAGTGAAAAGTTAGCAGATAAAACTTTTGCAACAGAAAAAATAATCAATAGAATGGAAAGACAAATTGCTGAATATTTAGTAAAGCTATCTAACACTCCTTTGTCTGGAAAGCAACATGAATTGATAGATGGTCTTTTTAATACCATTAATGATATTGAAAGAGTAGGAGACCATGCAGAAAATTTAGCAGAACTTGCTATATTTAGTTCAGACAATAGGTTAATGTTTAGTGAAAAAGCTTTTAAAGATTTAAAAGATATGCATGATCGAGTAATTAAGTCTTATGAGCAAGCAATACTAGCATTAAGAATAGGAGATGTAAATCTTGCAAGAAGAGTTGTAGAAAGAGAAGGAGAAATTGATCATATGGAAAAATTCTTGAGAGCAAATCATATTGCAAGATTAAATAAGCAACAATGTGCACCAAGTGCAGGAATTATATTTTTAGATATTATTAGTAATTTAGAAAGAATAGGAGATCATGCAGCAAAAATTGCTTTTTCAGTTATTGATTCAGTAGATAAAAGATAGACTTCTTTATATAAAGAAGTCTATTTTGTTGTAAAATTTCTACATAAATAATAAAATAGAAGAAGAAAACAATGTACTAGGGGAGGAGATTAACGTGAAACCTATAAAAATTATGACTACGAGTCTAGCAGATGTGCCAAAAGAATTAGCAAAAGAATACGATATTACAATACTACCACTTTGTATAAGATTTGGAGAGGAAGAATTTAAAGATGGTGTAGATTTACATGGAGAAGAATTTTTTCAAAGACTAAAAGATACTGGAGAAGTTTCACAAAGTTCTCAAATCTCTCCAATTATTTTTATAAAAGAGATGAAGGCTATTTTAGAAGAAGGATACCAAATCATTTTAATTAATGGTTCTTCTGGAGTAAGTGGTACCCATGAATCATCTATTATGGCTAAAAATGAAATAGGAAGCGAAGATATCACCATTATTGATACTTTAGCTTTATGTTATGGATGTGGAATGATTGTAGTAGAAGCGGCTAAAATGGCCAAGGAAGGAAAATCAAAAGAAGAAATTGTTAACAGGGTAGAAGAAATGAAAGAGAAGGTAGATCATATCTTTTCTGTAGATACATTAGATTATTTACAAAAAGGAGGAAGGCTGAGTCCTACAAAGGCTACTATAGGAAAAATTTTAAATGTAAAGCCTATATTAACTATAGAAGATGGAAAAGTAGAACCTTTTGATAAAGTAAGAGGAAGCAAAAAAATTATTCCAAGAATGATAGAGCTTGCACAAGAAAGAGGTCTTAAGAAGGGATCTGATTATATTTGTGTAGCTCATGGAGGAAATAAAGAAAATTTTAAAAAATTAAAGGAAGAAATCATAAAAGTATTTGAGCCTAAAAATATGATAGAAATGGAAATAGGATGTACCATAGGAACTTATACAGGACCAGGTTTATTAGCTATTTTATATATAAAAAATGAATAAATCAAAATCATATAAAAGTAATAATATGAAAAAAATG containing:
- a CDS encoding DegV family protein, with translation MKPIKIMTTSLADVPKELAKEYDITILPLCIRFGEEEFKDGVDLHGEEFFQRLKDTGEVSQSSQISPIIFIKEMKAILEEGYQIILINGSSGVSGTHESSIMAKNEIGSEDITIIDTLALCYGCGMIVVEAAKMAKEGKSKEEIVNRVEEMKEKVDHIFSVDTLDYLQKGGRLSPTKATIGKILNVKPILTIEDGKVEPFDKVRGSKKIIPRMIELAQERGLKKGSDYICVAHGGNKENFKKLKEEIIKVFEPKNMIEMEIGCTIGTYTGPGLLAILYIKNE
- a CDS encoding Na/Pi cotransporter family protein; protein product: MEIFFGVLGGLGLFLYGMTIMGDGLQKSAGDKMKRIIEVLTNNRIMAVIIGSLVTMIIQSSSATTVMVVGFVNAGIMNLTQATGVIMGANIGTTVTAQIASLELSYIAPAVVGLAVVIWLFTNNKKTKNMAEIFIGFGILFIGMDFMKEAVKPLREYAGFRDMLLSFGSGTFTDSLMAIFTGFFITAVVQSSSATTGVLIALASEGLLPIEASLPIIFGTNIGTCVTAMLSSIGANRTAKRAAFIHFTFNVVGTILFMLLFKNVTVVVVQKFSPTDAARQLANAHTLFNIMNTFLLLPFAPLLVKLANKVIPVNAAEQRDQIGVSHLDDRMLETPSIAIVQVIKEILNMGDLVLESYKTSMEAFFAQSEKLADKTFATEKIINRMERQIAEYLVKLSNTPLSGKQHELIDGLFNTINDIERVGDHAENLAELAIFSSDNRLMFSEKAFKDLKDMHDRVIKSYEQAILALRIGDVNLARRVVEREGEIDHMEKFLRANHIARLNKQQCAPSAGIIFLDIISNLERIGDHAAKIAFSVIDSVDKR
- the trmL gene encoding tRNA (uridine(34)/cytosine(34)/5-carboxymethylaminomethyluridine(34)-2'-O)-methyltransferase TrmL translates to MAINVVLFEPEIPPNTGNIARTCAATGSSLHLIEPLGFSVDDKHLKRAGLDYWDLLDLHIYQNLEEFFEIHPKGKFFFSTTKGNQFYTDVTYEDECFLVFGKETAGLPKELLHKNMDKAIKIPMIENEKARSLNLANSVNIVLYEALRQTGFMHLK
- a CDS encoding chemotaxis protein CheX, with product MKVEWINPFIEASKMILEQMANISCDKGKIYVKDGSFDAPDVMILIGLTGKLKGQAILGMNEELAKEIASHMMCGMPVNDLDEMAKSAISELGNMILGNTATLLSDQGFEVDITPPTLLVGKKVSISTNSNQTITVPLNTDYGIIELDIAIKE